A single window of Leishmania panamensis strain MHOM/PA/94/PSC-1 chromosome 35 sequence DNA harbors:
- a CDS encoding hypothetical protein (TriTrypDB/GeneDB-style sysID: LpmP.35.1590), whose translation MSTAIHTGTGTAHSSRDEDVAVWTLSPQSGEMHDLTLEELYSSLSDLGHNPYGELVYTRSHLASKHLRAVPGLQQYAHLQRLCVNDNHLTELDAVRYMPQLVHLHACHNRLTSDVFASLAASAAGCLEQLYLDDNCITSLDGLEKLPFLLDFTCRSNQVRHLPAHCLSAAQRLTRFSLRGNALERVDTNAFAAAQLLRELELSENLLSSTDFLYSVTSKIEKVNIASNSVRRLSAAVEVLSCLSVLDVGRNELSGLKELLVLRRLKGLRTLEFAGNTGLEHLPHHASGEDGRLGDPLATAMHGTEYHEEVVMSDEEENCRSLCSGGDSSEAPGTASITTATTGAATSAVAAGEGSSALENSSTLSLVFSATDKLAKNAGDSVPKYRRCRSAIPGWGFSKSLAVQAATPTTAAYADLAAPEAHSFVHAMGSMRRDGELDVRVHHQKEVLALPQEEQVYLWTLSVLPQLTMVNGRLIRPEEVAKATFLFGANATEWEGAK comes from the coding sequence ATGTCGACAGCGATACACACCGGCACAGGCACTGCGCATTCCTCGCGAGATGAAGACGTGGCTGTCTGGACGCTCTCGCCTCAGTCAGGAGAGATGCACGACCTCACTCTCGAAGAATTGTATAGCTCTCTCTCCGACCTTGGCCACAATCCTTATGGCGAACTGGTGTACACGAGAAGCCACCTCGCCTCGAAGCATCTCCGTGCGGTGCCggggctgcagcagtacGCTCATCTGCAAAGACTCTGCGTTAATGATAACCACCTCACAGAGCTGGATGCGGTGCGCTACATGCCACAATTGGTGCATCTTCACGCATGCCACAACCGTCTCACCTCGGACGTGTTCGCATCCCTTGCCGCGTCGGCGGCCGGATGCCTGGAGCAGCTCTACCTGGACGACAACTGCATCACCTCACTAGACGGGTTGGAAAAGCTGCCCTTCCTGCTCGACTTTACGTGCCGCAGTAACCAAGTGCGGCATCTCCCTGCAcactgcctctctgctgcccaGCGACTCACACGCTTTTCGTTGAGGGGCAATGCGCTCGAAAGAGTCGATACCAACGCCTTCGCGGCGGCACAACTGCTCCGCGAGTTGGAGCTGAGCGAAAACTTGTTGTCAAGCACCGATTTTCTCTACTCTGTCACTTCGAAGATTGAAAAGGTGAACATTGCCAGTAATAGCGTGCGCCGCTTGAGCGCCGCTGTTGAGGTGCTCTCCTGCTTATCAGTGCTCGACGTTGGGCGGAACGAGTTGTCAGGGCTAAAGGAGCTGCTggtcctccgccgcctcaaGGGCCTGCGCACCTTGGAATTTGCGGGGAACACTGGTCTGGAGCACCTGCCACATCACGCATCCGGAGAGGACGGGCGCCTGGGTGACCCGCTCGCGACAGCGATGCACGGAACCGAGTACCATGAAGAGGTGGTCATGAGTGATGAAGAGGAAAACTGTAGGTCGCTTTGCTCTGGCGGCGACAGTAGTGAGGCCCCAGGCACAGCGAGCATCACCACAGCTACCACTGGCGCTGCGACTtctgccgtcgccgcgggAGAAGGTAGCAGCGCTCTTGAGAATAGCAGCACCCTGAGCCTCGTCTTCAGCGCCACCGACAAGCTAGCCAAAAACGCGGGCGACTCAGTTCCGAAGTACCGCCGGTGCAGAAGCGCGATTCCGGGGTGGGGGTTCTCGAAATCATTAGCGGTACAGGCAGCGACACCAACCACTGCCGCCTACGCGGACCTCGCCGCCCCCGAGGCGCACAGCTTTGTGCATGCGATGGGCAGTATGAGGCGTGACGGAGAGCTCGATGTGCGCGTGCACCACCAGAAGGAGGTTCTGGCGCTCCCacaggaggagcaggtgtATCTGTGGACGCTGTCGGTGTTGCCCCAGCTGACGATGGTGAACGGACGCCTGATCCGCccagaggaggtggcgaaggcgACTTTTCTCTTTGGCGCGAACGCCACAGAATGGGAGGGTGCAAAGTGA